The Rhodoligotrophos appendicifer sequence GCAGCCTGTGGGGAACGGTGATCGGTGTGCTGCCGCAGGAGCCTTGGATGGCACTCGACCCGACGATGCGAGCGGTCCGCCAGGTCGAGGAGGGGTATCTGTATGTGCGGGGCGCCGACCGCGACACCGCGCGACGGTCCGCCAACACAGACCTGGCCGAAATCGCCCTCGAAACGGCCAGCGAAAAGCTGCCGTCACAGCTGTCCGGCGGCATGGCGCAACGCGTTGCCTTCGCTGCAGCACGCGCTGGAGGGGCTGCCATCATCATCGCCGATGAGCCGACCAAGGGGCTCGACGTGGCCCGCCGCGACGATGTGATCGCGCTTCTGGCGAAGGAGGTCGCATCCGGGGGTGGGCTGCTCACCATCACCCACGACCTCGAGCTGGCACGGCGCCTTGGGGGTGACGTCGCGATCATGCTGGAGGGCAAAGTGATCGAACAGGGAGCGGCCGAAGCTGTCTTCCGGGCCCCTTCGCATGAATATACCCGGCGGCTCATCGCGGCCGATCCCGCGTCATGGCCGATGCGGGAGAAGACGGCGCCGGCCGGTCGGAGCATTCTGGTCGCGGAAGGGCTTGCCAAACGCCGTGGCGGGCAGCAGCTGTTCAAGGGCCGCGACTTCGCCGTCGGTGCGGGCGAAATTGTTGGCATCACCGGTCCCAGCGGTTGCGGCAAGAGTACATTCGGCGACATCCTTCTCGGTCTGTTGCAGCCCGATGAAGGCATCGTCTCTCGCTCCCCCGATTTCGCTCCGATCCGCTTCCAGAAGCTGTACCAGGATCCGCCCTCCGCCTTTCCGCAGCGGGTCACCCTCCGCTGTGCGCTGGACGACCTGGTGGCGCTGCATCGTCTCGACGAAAAACGCATCGCGCCGCTGTTGCACCGCCTGCGCCTGCCGGCATCCCTGCTCGACCGATTGCCCTCCGAGGTTTCGGGCGGGGAACTGCAACGGCTGGCCTTGCTGCGGGTGCTCTTGCTGGATCCAGTGTTCCTGTTCGCGGATGAACCCACGTCGCGCCTCGACCTCATCACCCAGCGTGAGACGATCGAGCTCTTGATCGAGATCGCCAAGGAGAGCGGCTGCGCTCTCCTGATCGTCAGCCACGATGCGGAGCTTATCGAGAAAACAAGTGATCGGAGTATCGCTTTCACTCTTTGAAAGAGAAGCTGAAACTCTCATCTGGATCCGAGCGTCTTCGCGACATGTCGCTTTCCGTGATAACCGCAGAAGATCTTCTATGGTGCTTCTCGAAGGTGAGACGCCGCGGCAAGCGCGAACCAAATACGGGTCCGTGGAAAGGTGGACGATAGCTCGACAACACGCTCCACACCCCTCTTGATGACAAACTGAACGACGCGATGCTTCAGTCCGACATCTTTCGACGTACACGGGCGACGTTTGGCCTACACCTTCAGCACCATGGCCCGCCGCCGCTGCGTTGCGCAGAGCCACCAGAACTTTGTCGCCGAAAACGGCCACTGCGTGACGATCTTCCCACTGGGGGCGGAAAAATAATTCGTCGTCGATTTGTAGACGGAGGTCTCAAGCCGTTGCTGGAGCCATGAATTGTAGCGGTCGAACACGTCCCGTCTGACTTCAGCGCGGCGAGCCCCTTGGCGCATCATATCGGCAATGGTGTTCGCTGCGAATTTCGCTTGGCATTCCAGCATGAAGATCACGGGGCCAGCATTGGTGTTTGGGCCATACAGCATGAAGAAGTTGGGAAACCCGGGCATGCACGTCCCGAGATACGCCGCGGGTTCGCCGGCCCACACCTCCTGAAGATCGGCGTTCGCTGACCCTTTGACCTCAAGCCGCGAGAGATAGCGCGCCGCGTGGAAGCCGGTCGCTAGGACGACGAGGTCGAGGTGATGGGAATGACCCTGAACGTCGACGACGCCATCAGCGCCGATTTCCCTCACGGCCGGTGCGATGCTCACATTGGGCTGCGCGATCGCTTTATAGTAGAGGTCGTTCACGATCGGACGCTTGCCGTAGAACGGGAAGTCCGGCGTCAGCGTCTCGATCAGGTCGGGTCGACCATCCAGCGCCTGCCTGAGGTGATTTTCGGCGATCTTGCGCATCCGTATGTTGGTGCGGGAGCCCGGCTGATCCTGCTTCCCCAAGATCTTGACCTTCTCGTACTTGTAGTACTCATGGAGGAATTTCATCCGGTATCTAAGCGGCCGGCTTTGGCGCCGCCTCTCCTCGGGAGTATATGTGCGATTGCCCTTGGGCATGGCCCAATTGGGCGAACGCTGGAAGACCGTAACGCTGTCAGCCGCCTTCGTCGCCTCTGCCACCACCTGAACGGCCGATGACCCCGTACCCACGACACCAACCTTCAGGCCGTCAAACCGCAGATCCTTTGGCCATTGCGCCGTGTGGACGATCTTAACGGATGATGCCTTCTGATCCACCCAGTCGGGAAGGAGCGGTACGTTGAGGAAGCCGACGCAGGAGACGACGACATCGAATTCCCGCGTCCCGCCATCGGCGAAGGTAAGCGTGTAGGAACTGCGCTCATCGGACCAGGCTGCAGAACGGACAGCCGCATTGAACTGAAAGTGCCGTCTCAGGTCGAACCGGTCCACCGTCCTTTCCAGATAGGAAAGGATCTCATCATGGGCGGCATAGCGCTGGCTCCAGTCGAAATCGCTGAAGGTGAAGCTGTAGAGGTGCGAGGGCGTGTCGACCTCGGCCCCGGGATAGCGATTGTCGTACCACGTTCCCCCCAGACTCTCGGACGCCTCGAAAATCGTGAACTCCGAAAGCCCTCTTCGCCTCAGATGGTAGGCGGTGGCGATGCCGCTGATCCCCCCGCCGATGACGGCAATGCGGGGCTGTCTCATGGAAACATTTTCCATTCAACGATAATGGCTGGGGCCGTGACCACCCGTCCGCAGCCGCTCTCCCTGACGCTGGGCATGCCAGCCTGGCAGGTGAGATCGGTCCTCTTCAGGGTGACGTCGACGGTCCGGTCCCATTCGTCTTCGGCGATCTTCATGAAGTCGCCGAACTGAAGACCCCGGCGCTGCAGAGCACTCTATCAAGCTCCCCGAAGCTGTCCAGGATCCTCTCCACGCCGCGCCGAAATCGGACTTTCAGTTCTTCGCGCGAAGACTACCAACGCATTTTTCTGCGACGCGTCAAAGGATGCGCTCGCATGATGATCGACATGATGTACTTTCAAACCTCGAGAAGCTGGCTGTTGCGTATGCCGATCACTGGCTGGACCTCCGAGTTGACAATTCCAGTCGCACTGCATCGCAAAAGCATCGATCGGAAACTAAAGCTGCTTGAAGGTTGACTCGACTGCGTCTGCTGCAGCCTTGACGATGATGTCGGCATCTTCTCTCGTAAGACAGAGCGGCGGCGCGAAGCCGAGGATGTCACCTTGCGGCATGGCACGACCGATGACGCCGCGCTCGGCAAGGGCGGACGCAATCTGAGGTCCGACTTTCCGCGACGCATCGAAAAACCTGCGGTCGGGCTTATCCTCGACGAATTCTACCGCCGCAAGCATCCCATCGCCGCGTACATCGCCGACATGTGCGTGGCCGCCGAGTGCTTCGGCGAGCTGCTTGCGGAAATAGGCGCCGACCGTGCCGGCGTTCTCAACAAGTCCCAGGGTGTCGATCAACTCCAAATTGGCGACGCCGGCAGCGGCGCAAATCGGGTGCGCCGAATAGGTCCAGCCATGGCCGAGCGCGCCCATCCTGTCCGATCCCTGAACCAGGACCTTCCACATGCCTTCAGCGACAATCACGCCCGACAGCGGCGCATAGGCAGAGGTCAGCCCTTTGGCGATGGTGATGAGATCGGGCGTCATGCCATAGTGATCGGAGCCGAACATCGTACCGAGCCGGCCGAAACCGGTGACGACCTCATCGGCGACCAGCAGAACATCATATTTCTTGAGCACAGCCTGGATCTTCTGCCAGTAGCCCATGGGCGGCGGGACGATGCCTCCGGTGCCGAGGACGGGTTCGCCGATGAAAGCTGCAACCGTATCCGGCCCCTCGGCAAGAATCATTTCCTCGAGCTTGTCGGCGCAATGCTGCGAGAATTGCTCCTCGCTCATCGAGCGATCCTCGCGCCGGAAATAATAGGGGGCCTCGGTATGCAGGATCGGAGCGCGCGGGAGGTCGAAGGCGTTGTGGAAGAGTTCCAGTCCGGTCAAGGATCCGGTCATCACTCCTGATCCGTGATAGCCGCGCCAGCGGGAGATGATCTTCTTCTTCTCGGGCCGCCCGAGCACATTGTTGTAGTACCAGATCAACTTGATGTTGGTCTCGTTCGCGTCCGAACCGCCAAGACCGAAATAGACGCGGCTCATGCCATCCGGCGCGCGATCGATGATCATTTTGGCAAGCCGGATCGACACTTCCGTGCCGTGTCCTGCATAGGCATGGTAGTAGGCCAGTTGGCGGGCCTGCTCTGCAATGGCATCGCTGATTTCGGTGCGTCCGTAGCCGACATTCACACAATAGAGGCCGGCGAAGGCATCGATGCTCACTTTTCCCGCGGAATCGCGGATGCGCACGCCCTCGCCGCCGGTGATGACGCGCGCCGGGCTCTCGCCGCGCGCATGGGTGCCCATAGGGGTCGACGGGTGAAAGAAGTGGTCGCGGTCCCAGGCGGCGAGTTCGTTTGATCGGTCGAGCATGACAGCTCCTTTTATTTCAGGTTGCGAGACCCGGTCTCAGGCGAGATTCAGGCAGACATATTTCAGGTCGGTAAAGGCTTCCATCCCGCGCCGCGATCCCTCGCAATCGAGACCGGACTGCTTGACGCCGCCAAAGGGGACTGGCGCGCCGGTGATCTTCACCCGGTTGATGGCGACCATGCCATATTCGAGGGCTGCAGCCATGCGGCGCTGGCGCGCGCCGTTTTCGGTCACGACATAGGCGACCAATCCATATTCGGTCTCGTTCGCGCGGGTGACGACCTCCTCCTCCGCATCGAAGGGAGTTACCGCCGCTACCGGGCCAAAAGTCTCCTCGCGCATAATCGCGGCGGCGTCCGGCACGTCGGCCAGCAGGGTCGGCTGCATGAAGAGGTGTCCCGCGTCATGGCGCCGGCCTCCGGCAAGAAGTCGAGCGCCCCGGGCGAGCGCATCGCTGATATGCGCCTCGGATTTTGCAATGGCGCGTTCGTGCATCAGCGGCCCGATCTCGACGCCCGGCTGCAGGCCTGGGCCGACTTTAAGCCTTGAGACCCGCTTCGCAAACGCCTGGCAAAAGGCGTCATAGATAGAGCGTTCGACATAGATGCGGTTGGCGGCGAGGCAATCCTGGCCCGATGTCGCAAACTTGGCCTGGACGGCGATGTCGACGGCTTTCGTCAGGTCTGAATCGGCAAAGACGATCAGCGGCGCATGGCCCCCGAGTTCCATGACGAGGCGCTTAATGGTGGGGGCGCATTGTGCTGCGATCAGGCGGCCGATCTCGGTCGAGCCGGTGAATGACAGGGCACGCACGCGCAGATCGGCACAGAAGGTCCCGACGATGGTCGCGGCGTCGCCGGTGACGATGTTGAGGACGCCGGCTGGAATTCCCGCCCGCGCACCGAGCTCGGCCAGTGCCAGAGCCGAAAGCGGGGTTTCGGTCGAAGGATGAGCCACCACCGTACAGCCGGCCGCGAGAGCGGCCGCGGCCTTGCGCGTCAGCATCGCGGAGGGGAAGTTCCACGGGGTCGCAACACCGACCACGCCGACCGGCTCCCGCCGCACCGCCATCTCGGCGCCCGGCAGGTGGCTGGTCACGCCCTCCACGTTTGAGCGCTTGGCTTCCTCTGCATACCATTCCACGAAGGAGGCTGCGTAGTCGATCTCGCCGAGCGACTCCGAGAGGGGCTTGCCTTGTTCGTGGGTCAAGATCAAAGCGAGGTCGTCGCGCGCCGCCACGATCAGGTCGAACCAGCGGCGCAGAATGACCGATCGCTCCTGTGGCAGGCGCTTCTTCCAATGCTTGAACGCACGGGATGCGGCATCGATCGCGGCGGTCACCTCGGCGCCTTCCAGCGAGGCAACTCGGGCGAGTACGGCACCCGATGCGGGATCCGCCACCTCGAAGCTCAGCGCACGCCCACCTGAGGTCCAGCGCCCGTCCACATAGGCTTGCTCGCGCAACAGGCTGTGGTCAGCCAAACAGGCTGTCAGTATGTCCGCATCTGTGGCAGCGAAGGCCGTTTTCAACGAAGTCTCCTCTTAAGAAGCGGCACCTGCGAGCTCGAAACCCGCTCGAAACAGTTCAAACAAAAATAACCCAGAAAGCGTGGTGTATTTCTGCAAAAGAAACCGTATTTCTGCATAATATCGGTGAAATTCTCTATTTTCTGCAGGAATCCTGAATGAAATCGATAAATCGCGCTGACGTCGCCCTTTTGAACGCTCTTCAACGGGATAACCGCCTCACGTCGGAAGCGATGGCAGAGATCGCAGGGTTGTCCCCCACCGCCTGTCAAAGACGCGTGAAGCGGCTTCGTGAAGAAGGCATCATCGAAGGTGACGTATCAATCGTTTCGCCCGATGCAGTTGGGCGGCCTATAAGCATGATTGTGGCAGTCTCTCTCGAACGCGAGCGCGCCGACATTATCGATCGCTTCAAGCGAGCCATTCGCGAAACACCAGAAGTGATGACCGGCTACTACGTCACCGGGGATTCCGATTTCATATTGATCATCTCGGCCAAGGATATGGCGGGCTACGAAGCGTTCACGCGTCGGTTTTTTTACGAGAATCCCGACATAAAGGGCTTCAAGACGCTTGTGGTGATGGACCGGGTGAAGGCCGGTTTTGCACTTCCGATAGAGGTCTCATCTTAAGAATGGAGGGGGCAAGGGCGCGTCTCGCTTCAGAATTGGCGGCGTGTCACCAGGCGGATTGATGATTAGCCGTCTGCAAGTCATGCGAGTGTGCTCCCCGCGATCTCGATGGGAACGACCGAAAACGGATAGTCCGCTTACGGCCATTACCGTTCAGGAATTCTATAAAACGCTGGATTTTTTCCGGAAACGCACAACATTCAGCAGCCCTAAATTTGTTTATATGTCGACGATCGACCTGCGCCGCGCTTCAGCTGCATCGGTATCAGGAGCAACATTCTGTTGAGGAACGGAATTTACCCTGCACTTATGATGGAATCATTCGCTCTAAGCTTTTCGATATCAAAATCTGAGCAACCCACTTCTTTTAATACTTCGACGGTGTGCTCGCCCAGGCCTGGCGCCGCACGGGGGGTGTTGACAGGCGTCCCTGAAAATTTCACGGGAAAGCCGATGGTTTTCACCCGGCCGCGTCGCGGATGTTCGACGATGGGCACCATGTCGCGGGCAATGACTTGTGGATCATCATGCATTGCCGGCACAGTCAGGATTGGGCCAGCCGGGATGCCGGTCGCCTCGAAATCGGCCAGCCATTCTTGTGCAGTTCGGAGCTTGAACAGCGCCACGAGGATTTCATCAAGTGCAGCCTTATTGGCCATGCGGTCGGTGTTTTGTTTGAAGCGAGGGTCGTCAGCCAGTTCGGGTGCGTTTAGAATTTTGGTCAGCCGCAGCCAGTTCGGTTGGCTTGCCGCACCGACATTGATCCAGCCGTCGGCTGTTTCATAAGCCTGGTATGGCGCGCTGAGGGGATGCGCCGATCCCAAGGCGCCGGGGCTGTCGCCCGTGGCGAATGTGATGGCGGAATGCCAATAGGTGAAGGTCACGCCGGCTTCGAGCAGAGAGGTGTCCACCAATTGTCCGCGCCCCGTACTTTGCCTGGCAAAGAGGGCCGCGGATACGCCCATGGCGGCGAGAATGCCGGCCGTGATATCGGTGATCGGAGGCCCGACTTTCACTGGCGGCCGTCCTTCACCTTCGCCGGTGATACTCATTAACCCACTGATGCCTTGCGCGATGAGATCGAAGCCTCCGCGTGTGGCATAGGGCCCGGTCCGTCCAAAACCGGACACTGAACAATAAACGAGTTGCGGGAATTCCTCGCGCAGTGTTTCCCACCCCAACCCGAGCTTGGACATCGTGTCATGGCGATAATTTTCGATGAGCACATCCGCCCGCGCCAGCAGCCGGCGCAGAATGGCGCGCCCGTCCTCCGTTTTAAGATTGAGGGCTATCCCGCGCTTGTTGCGGTTCATCATCATGAAGGCATGGCTGTCGGGATCGCCGGCCTCATTCGGCATGGTGTCCCGGCGCGTATCGTCGCCGCCCGGCACCCGCTCCACCTTGATCACATCGGCCCCCATATCCGCGAGCATACGTCCGCAGGTTGGCCCGGCCATGACATGGGCCAGCTCGATGACGGTCACGCCCTGCAACGGGCCTGTCAGCTTGTCCTTCATGCTCTCGTCGTCCTCCGGAAATCTTGGATATCGGGCGCTCATCGGCCCTTGAAAACAGGCCTGCGCTTCTCATTGAAGGCAGTCGTACCCTCGCGATAATCTTCGGTGTCGTAGCAAAGATACGGCTCGTCCCGTTCCTCGCTCGACAAGGGCCGGTCATCGCTGAGGCGCTTGATGAAGGCTTTGTGCCAACGGTTCGACAACGGCGCGGCCTGTGCGATCCTCGCGACGCTGCGGTCGACCTCCTCGTCCAGCGCCTCGGGTGCCACGACCCGGCTCACCAACCCCAAATGATAGGCTTCCTCGGCACCGAAAATCCGGCCTTCCAGCAGCATTTCCAGAGCAACCCTGCGCCCGACGAGATCGATCAAAATATCGAGTTCGTCATAATCAAGGGTGAGGCCCAGCCGATTCGGGGGAATGCCGAAGCGGCCGTCGGAGGCGCTGATCCGGATATCGCACATGGCGGCGATCTCGAGGCCGCCGCCGATGCAGACGCCGCGGATCTTGGCCACAGTGGGATGTCGGCAGGATCGCAGATGGACAATCGTCCCCGCCGTCAACTCTGCATACTGCTTCGCCTGCGTCGAGCCCAGCCGGTCCTCGTCGAAGCCTCCGATATCGCTGCCGGCGCAAAATGCCTTGCCGCCCGCTCCCTGGATCAGGATGCAGCGAATGTCATCGGCCTCCGAAAGCTCCCGCAACGCCTCACCGAAATCCTGATACATCGACACCGTGAAGGCGTTCATCTTCTCTGGTCGGTTCATGGTGACCGTTGCGATCCCCGCGTCCCGATGGACGGTGATGAGGTCTGGCATCCGAGCTCCTGACAAAACTTAGGAACCCACCACCAAGGGCTACGTTCCTAATTCTATAATTATATAACTTTTTGATTTCGGGGAGCGCAAGCTGTAAGAATGGTCCAGGTTGAAAATTGCGGACATTTCAGCCGGAAAGAGGTATGGCCTAAAGACAGGCCGTGCCTGTATATGACCGCGAACGAGGCTCGTTGAACCCCCATGCCAACGCGAACCAGCGCAGTTGATCAGGACCAGCCTGTGGGACGAAAGGCACGCCGGCGTCCTTGGCCCGGCGGCGTTCCGAGTAGCCCCCCAGCCGCACAGCTCTCGCGCCGCTCCCTTCATGACGACATTGCCGACCTGCTGCGCGACCGCATCGTGGAAGGCAAAATGCCTCCTGGCTCCTTTATCGACGAGGCGACACTGGTCCAGTCCCTGGGCGTCTCGCGCACCCCGATTCGCGAGGCCCTGAAGGTCTTGGCCTTCGAGGGCTTGGTCACAATCTTCCCGAACCGTGGCAGCTATGTCGCCCGGCTCGCGCCCCAGGATGCCGAAGCCCTGATCGAGGTCCTGGCGGAGCTGGAAGGCTTCTCCGCTTATCTCGCTTGCCAGCGTCTGACGGATGAAGATCTACTGGTCCTGCGCAGGCTGCACGAGGATATGGTCTCTGCCTTCAGGAAGAAGAACAAGCTGGAATATTTCAATCTTAACCAGCGGATTCACGCGAAGATCATTGATTGCAGCCGCAACGATTATCTCGCGGATACGCACCGGGCCTATACCGGACGGCTGCGGCGCGTCCGTTACCTCGGAACGCCGACCCCCAAGCAGTGGCGCAGCTCCGTTCAGGAGCATGAAGAGATCCTCGCCGCCCTTGTGGACCGCGACGCCGAACGAGCGCGCAGCTTGGTGACCGCCCATGTTGCCGGCATCTGGCCGATGGTCGAAGCGGTGCTTCTGGCGGAGAGCGAAGAGCAGACCTCCCTCGACCAGGCCCTCTGAAATCCTCACCGAGCGTTCACCCGACTTGTTTTCCCGGTGATGCCTTCTCTTTCACCGGAACGAGTCCCCCCGGCATCATTGCGGCCAGCGCCACATCCAGTTTGGCAGGCGTTCGCCCTACATCTTCTGCCGCTTCCTTGCGGGCCAGGGCGGCGCGTATAACGCGCGCGCCGACATAACGGAACGGCTCAGGCGGAAACCGCTCAGGTATCTGGCCGACCATCGGTAGGCGCGCATAATCGTCATCCACTCCAAGGCTCAGCGAGGCGAGTATGCGCCCGCCGAGATGGGTGGGGCCGACCCCGTTTCCGGAATAGCCGAAGGCGTAGACAATGTTCTCCGCTCCATTCAGATGGCCGAAAAGCGGCAGCCCCGTCATGGTGCGATCAATCGGGCCGCCCCAGCTCTTGGCATCGGATACACCCTTGAGCTGCGGATAGAACCACTCCATCGTGCCGCGCACCTGATTGCGGAACGGCGACGCGCCCTCGAACAGCGACCCGAACTTCGCCCCGAAGGCGAAAGAGCCGCCGCCCTTGCCGAACACCATCCGTCCATCCAGCGTTCGCCGGTAATAGTTGGTGAAGAGGCGGGAATCCGAGATCGCGATCCCCGAGCGGAGATTGAGTGATTCCAGCAGTTCGGGACAAGGCTGGGTCGCGACGAGGTCGCTGCCCACCACCACCATCAGACGTGCGAGTTCAGGGATCAGACCGCTCCAAGCGTTCATGGCCAAGCCAACGCGCTGTGCATCTACCGATCCATCGCGCGTAATGACCCGTGGCGTCCGACCCCGCACCAGCGCCGTCATCGGCGAACACTCGAAGATGCGCACGCCGTTCTCGATCGCCACCCGGCGCAGTCCCCGCGCTAGGCGGGCGGGCTGCACGGTGGCGGAATTGGCCCCGAATACGCCGCCGATATGTCGACGCGAGCCGCTGCGATGCTGGACCTCGTCCAGAGAAAGCTCCTGAAAAAGACCGAGGCCGTATTTCTCCAACGCCTCCGTCGTCGAGCGCCAGGAGCCGATCTGCACCTCGTTGCTGGCAGTCCACAACCATCCGTCACGGCGGAAATGCGCATCGATCCCGTGCGTCTCGCAGAAGCGCCCGATCTCTCCGATGGAGGCTTCGCCCATTTCGACGATCCGGCGGGCATCCTGTCCCCCGTAAAGCTTGGCAAGGGTCAGGAACTTCGCGGCCCAGGTCAGCATAAAGCCGCCATTGCGGCCGCTGGCACCGCCGCCACAGATGTCGGCCTCGACCAGGACAACATCCGCTGACGGGTCCATCGCCTTGATCCCCAGCGCAGCCCACAGACCGGTGAATCCACCACCGACGATGCAGATGTCAGTCTTGATGTTTTCCCGCAGAATCTGGGGAGGATCGTTCTCCTCCGCCAAGGCCTCGTCGAGCCACAGGCTGCGGCCGCTTGAGGGACTCATTGCGGTTTGGCCACCGACAGCCCGCCGGGAATATGCGGCATTGAGAGTATCCTCAGCTCCACCTCGTCGCCTGGGGCGACACCCAGGACACGGAGGCCGAAGTCGTCGAGGCCGATGTCGTGCCCCGTCTCGCCGACCAACTTCACCCAGGCGCGCAGCGGCGCGGGATTGCGGCCATGCAGTTCGACGAGCGTCCCCCCAGGCGCACCTAACAAAGCGCTCTGGGTCGCAGACAATGCCAAAGTCCGGTGGCGACCCTTACGACCTTCATACGGATCGCTTTCGTCGCTGCGGACCGTGATCCTGATGCGCTGGCCAGCAATCTCCCGCCGGCGCACGGTGGTGGCTTCAGAATCCACCTCGCCATCCGCGCTGAAGATAACACCATAACGCTCCGATGCCCGTTGCATGGACACGTAGCCGCCCGCGACGTCGATGCGCACCTTTTCCGGATCGCGAGTCAGGGGGTCGCCATAGCCGCCGCCGCCGGCAGACTGCATGATGACTGTGTCACCCTGGAGCAGCTTCAAGCCGGTGGTCTTTCCCGGCGTCGCCAGCGGCCGTTCCTCGCCCTCGCGCATGATGGTCGCCCGAACCTGGTGTGAGGCATGCGCCCGTGCCATCCCGTAGGGCGGGATCACCGCCCTGTCGCTGAGGACCGAATATTCGGCTTCTTCGTCGAGCAGTCGAAGTTCGCGATGCATGCCGAGACCCCCGCGGCTCATGCCCTCGCCGCCCGAATCCGTGCGCAGTTCGCAGCGTTCAACCAGGAACGGAATGGTCGCCTCGAGGTTTTCCGCCGTTTCGATGGAGCGCACATTGCCATGGTCCACATTAACGAAGGCGCTGGAACCGTCATGCTCCAGGAAGCCACCATTGCCGCCGGCCGGCACCTCGATAGAGACGTAATTGCGCCTGTGAGCGCTGTGATACCCACCCATATTGTTGGGAAACGAGGTCCCGCAGAGATCACCTGAAACACGATCGAACGCCACCTGGGACAAAGCGCCGAGCATGACCGACAGAGAGCGCTTGCGCACCTCCGCATGGGCCCCCGCAGGAGCATCCGGCTTCACATCCACGATGGAAGCCTCCGGTGCTGTGAATCGAATAGGCCGGAATGAGCCGCCATTGACCGCGCCACCGGGATCAAGCGTCGACTTCAGCGCCACGAACACGCCCGCACCTGCGACCGCAAGCGAGGAGTTCACCGGCCCCGGAACCTGCGGGTTGGAGCCGGCAAAATCGGCGACGATCTCGTCGCCTCGGATGGACAGTTTCAGCTTCATCAGCACGGGATCGAAGACGCCGTCATCGAAGTATTCGAGATAATCTTCATAGACATAATCGC is a genomic window containing:
- a CDS encoding ABC transporter ATP-binding protein, with the translated sequence MTVLLTAKDVAVTAGDTLLKPASLVLHKGRPFTILGETGSGKSLLAQAIMGTLPKGLCASGSVTIGDRILDLSQDGNHRSLWGTVIGVLPQEPWMALDPTMRAVRQVEEGYLYVRGADRDTARRSANTDLAEIALETASEKLPSQLSGGMAQRVAFAAARAGGAAIIIADEPTKGLDVARRDDVIALLAKEVASGGGLLTITHDLELARRLGGDVAIMLEGKVIEQGAAEAVFRAPSHEYTRRLIAADPASWPMREKTAPAGRSILVAEGLAKRRGGQQLFKGRDFAVGAGEIVGITGPSGCGKSTFGDILLGLLQPDEGIVSRSPDFAPIRFQKLYQDPPSAFPQRVTLRCALDDLVALHRLDEKRIAPLLHRLRLPASLLDRLPSEVSGGELQRLALLRVLLLDPVFLFADEPTSRLDLITQRETIELLIEIAKESGCALLIVSHDAELIEKTSDRSIAFTL
- a CDS encoding flavin-containing monooxygenase, whose product is MRQPRIAVIGGGISGIATAYHLRRRGLSEFTIFEASESLGGTWYDNRYPGAEVDTPSHLYSFTFSDFDWSQRYAAHDEILSYLERTVDRFDLRRHFQFNAAVRSAAWSDERSSYTLTFADGGTREFDVVVSCVGFLNVPLLPDWVDQKASSVKIVHTAQWPKDLRFDGLKVGVVGTGSSAVQVVAEATKAADSVTVFQRSPNWAMPKGNRTYTPEERRRQSRPLRYRMKFLHEYYKYEKVKILGKQDQPGSRTNIRMRKIAENHLRQALDGRPDLIETLTPDFPFYGKRPIVNDLYYKAIAQPNVSIAPAVREIGADGVVDVQGHSHHLDLVVLATGFHAARYLSRLEVKGSANADLQEVWAGEPAAYLGTCMPGFPNFFMLYGPNTNAGPVIFMLECQAKFAANTIADMMRQGARRAEVRRDVFDRYNSWLQQRLETSVYKSTTNYFSAPSGKIVTQWPFSATKFWWLCATQRRRAMVLKV
- a CDS encoding aspartate aminotransferase family protein translates to MLDRSNELAAWDRDHFFHPSTPMGTHARGESPARVITGGEGVRIRDSAGKVSIDAFAGLYCVNVGYGRTEISDAIAEQARQLAYYHAYAGHGTEVSIRLAKMIIDRAPDGMSRVYFGLGGSDANETNIKLIWYYNNVLGRPEKKKIISRWRGYHGSGVMTGSLTGLELFHNAFDLPRAPILHTEAPYYFRREDRSMSEEQFSQHCADKLEEMILAEGPDTVAAFIGEPVLGTGGIVPPPMGYWQKIQAVLKKYDVLLVADEVVTGFGRLGTMFGSDHYGMTPDLITIAKGLTSAYAPLSGVIVAEGMWKVLVQGSDRMGALGHGWTYSAHPICAAAGVANLELIDTLGLVENAGTVGAYFRKQLAEALGGHAHVGDVRGDGMLAAVEFVEDKPDRRFFDASRKVGPQIASALAERGVIGRAMPQGDILGFAPPLCLTREDADIIVKAAADAVESTFKQL
- a CDS encoding NAD-dependent succinate-semialdehyde dehydrogenase, whose translation is MKTAFAATDADILTACLADHSLLREQAYVDGRWTSGGRALSFEVADPASGAVLARVASLEGAEVTAAIDAASRAFKHWKKRLPQERSVILRRWFDLIVAARDDLALILTHEQGKPLSESLGEIDYAASFVEWYAEEAKRSNVEGVTSHLPGAEMAVRREPVGVVGVATPWNFPSAMLTRKAAAALAAGCTVVAHPSTETPLSALALAELGARAGIPAGVLNIVTGDAATIVGTFCADLRVRALSFTGSTEIGRLIAAQCAPTIKRLVMELGGHAPLIVFADSDLTKAVDIAVQAKFATSGQDCLAANRIYVERSIYDAFCQAFAKRVSRLKVGPGLQPGVEIGPLMHERAIAKSEAHISDALARGARLLAGGRRHDAGHLFMQPTLLADVPDAAAIMREETFGPVAAVTPFDAEEEVVTRANETEYGLVAYVVTENGARQRRMAAALEYGMVAINRVKITGAPVPFGGVKQSGLDCEGSRRGMEAFTDLKYVCLNLA
- a CDS encoding Lrp/AsnC family transcriptional regulator translates to MKSINRADVALLNALQRDNRLTSEAMAEIAGLSPTACQRRVKRLREEGIIEGDVSIVSPDAVGRPISMIVAVSLERERADIIDRFKRAIRETPEVMTGYYVTGDSDFILIISAKDMAGYEAFTRRFFYENPDIKGFKTLVVMDRVKAGFALPIEVSS
- a CDS encoding CaiB/BaiF CoA transferase family protein, which encodes MKDKLTGPLQGVTVIELAHVMAGPTCGRMLADMGADVIKVERVPGGDDTRRDTMPNEAGDPDSHAFMMMNRNKRGIALNLKTEDGRAILRRLLARADVLIENYRHDTMSKLGLGWETLREEFPQLVYCSVSGFGRTGPYATRGGFDLIAQGISGLMSITGEGEGRPPVKVGPPITDITAGILAAMGVSAALFARQSTGRGQLVDTSLLEAGVTFTYWHSAITFATGDSPGALGSAHPLSAPYQAYETADGWINVGAASQPNWLRLTKILNAPELADDPRFKQNTDRMANKAALDEILVALFKLRTAQEWLADFEATGIPAGPILTVPAMHDDPQVIARDMVPIVEHPRRGRVKTIGFPVKFSGTPVNTPRAAPGLGEHTVEVLKEVGCSDFDIEKLRANDSIISAG